A stretch of Paenibacillus sp. URB8-2 DNA encodes these proteins:
- a CDS encoding glycosyltransferase family 2 protein produces the protein MCVFSIIVPCFNLENIINITIESVLSQSFEDFELIVIDDGSTDKTLEVVKKYKQKDKRIKIISKENGGVSSARNNGISSSLGEYILFLDGDDKITSDLLKNADEILKDKDIDMYSFGYIHVCDNHIIKKYQTLKFDEGLFSNQQFLKLFLTKKISQCMCSFIIKKNIIKNNALYFDENTKYTEDQEFQIKCINHCRNIYYDSTIYFYYIQREGSAINNRVIRENFDVYFRLSSLISDELKSEYENYLCILFVYNFREILNKGSDEKTVSKLLSIDFVLKNYKFQFTKHNVLVGLFILLYKLRYKTMLEGKYLI, from the coding sequence ATGTGTGTATTTAGTATTATTGTTCCATGTTTTAATTTGGAAAATATTATAAACATAACCATTGAAAGCGTCTTGAGCCAATCTTTTGAAGATTTTGAGCTTATCGTGATTGATGATGGTTCAACTGATAAAACATTGGAAGTAGTAAAGAAGTATAAGCAAAAAGATAAACGCATAAAAATAATTTCCAAAGAGAACGGTGGTGTGTCATCAGCACGGAATAATGGAATTAGTTCCTCTTTAGGAGAATACATTCTTTTTTTGGATGGAGATGATAAGATAACTTCTGATTTATTAAAGAATGCTGATGAGATTCTTAAAGACAAGGATATAGATATGTACTCATTTGGATATATTCATGTTTGTGATAATCATATTATTAAAAAATACCAAACATTGAAATTTGATGAAGGCTTATTTTCAAATCAACAATTTTTAAAATTATTTTTAACTAAAAAAATAAGTCAGTGTATGTGTTCTTTTATAATCAAAAAAAATATTATTAAGAATAATGCTTTATATTTTGATGAAAACACCAAATATACCGAAGATCAAGAGTTTCAAATAAAATGTATCAATCATTGTAGAAATATTTATTATGATTCTACAATTTATTTTTATTATATACAACGAGAAGGCTCGGCCATAAATAATAGAGTTATAAGGGAAAATTTTGATGTGTATTTTCGTTTAAGTTCTCTTATCAGTGATGAATTGAAAAGTGAATATGAAAATTACCTTTGTATTTTATTTGTTTATAATTTTAGAGAAATTTTAAATAAAGGTTCTGATGAAAAGACTGTAAGCAAACTACTAAGTATAGATTTTGTTTTGAAAAATTATAAATTTCAATTCACAAAGCACAATGTACTTGTTGGTTTGTTTA
- a CDS encoding EpsG family protein, whose translation MNVYFVSYIIMFLLSVKEVVIQQYSKKQIRFFVFLFILSFSFLAGIRFGIGTDFFRYLIIFESINHYHDYEYLEPGFRLVVSMLKMMGFSSYSLFFIFSLFTLYFMFEGIRKKSVYPIFSSFIFILVFYIGYVFNGIRQGVVMGIFLYLLKDIEERNYKKVFIFALISISVHTSGIFIFIAYFFYNIMITRRRYFSLTVLLLVIFLTNRYFSNFVIDIMPNFVKTKLIIYSDNFEVSVDSLGILQRVLLLFPFLFYYPKLIRSNNSFEGLFKLYFLGFILYCIFSFQEMFATRINMLFRVLEIVLFPFLLKLDINKYEKSFIFFIVIIWASLLFLSELKNPANFPFVFFFPK comes from the coding sequence ATGAATGTTTACTTTGTCAGTTATATTATAATGTTTTTATTATCAGTTAAAGAAGTAGTGATTCAACAATATTCAAAAAAGCAGATTAGATTTTTTGTTTTTTTGTTTATTTTATCATTTTCGTTCCTTGCTGGAATACGCTTTGGTATAGGGACAGATTTTTTTCGATATTTAATTATATTTGAAAGTATAAATCATTATCACGATTATGAATATCTGGAGCCAGGCTTTCGATTAGTAGTAAGTATGCTAAAGATGATGGGATTTTCGAGTTACTCCTTATTTTTTATTTTTTCCCTATTTACACTTTATTTTATGTTCGAAGGAATAAGAAAGAAAAGTGTATATCCAATATTTTCTTCTTTTATTTTTATTTTAGTTTTTTATATAGGTTATGTTTTTAATGGAATTAGACAAGGGGTTGTGATGGGGATATTCCTATATCTTTTAAAAGATATTGAGGAGAGAAACTATAAAAAAGTATTCATTTTTGCATTAATTAGTATAAGTGTTCATACTTCGGGTATTTTTATCTTTATAGCTTATTTTTTTTATAACATAATGATAACAAGGAGAAGATATTTTAGCCTAACTGTTTTGCTTCTAGTTATTTTCTTAACGAATAGATACTTTTCTAATTTTGTTATTGATATAATGCCAAATTTTGTGAAGACCAAATTAATAATATATTCTGATAACTTTGAAGTCTCTGTTGACAGTCTAGGGATTTTGCAGAGAGTTCTGCTTCTATTTCCTTTTCTTTTTTACTATCCCAAATTAATACGGTCAAATAATAGCTTCGAAGGGTTATTTAAATTATATTTCTTAGGTTTTATTTTATATTGTATTTTTTCATTTCAAGAAATGTTTGCAACAAGAATAAATATGTTGTTTAGAGTGTTAGAAATAGTATTATTTCCATTTTTATTAAAGCTGGATATCAACAAATATGAAAAAAGCTTTATCTTCTTCATAGTAATTATTTGGGCATCATTATTATTTTTATCAGAATTAAAAAATCCAGCAAATTTTCCTTTTGTATTTTTCTTTCCAAAATAA
- a CDS encoding glycosyltransferase: MKFSVLMSVYKNDRVAHVKQAIDSIINQTVKPDEIVIVIDGKVPDATEYELKQYQNIFNFMKLVWLPVNVGLGAALREGLQYCSHELVARMDSDDISMPTRFEKQLECFGNNEEISLVGTNISEFICYSDNIVSYRKVPLEDQDIKRYMKTRSPFNHMSVMFKKSDVEKCGSYMHWYLNEDYYLWIRMFLAGCTFANLNETLVNVRINEDTFRRRGGWSYFLTQKRIFDFMLKNKMINIFDYFYNNSVRFVTRLMLPNKVRKWLYIKLLRG, encoded by the coding sequence ATGAAATTTTCAGTGTTAATGTCGGTTTATAAAAATGATCGTGTTGCACATGTGAAGCAAGCTATAGATAGTATTATTAATCAAACTGTTAAGCCCGATGAAATAGTGATAGTTATCGATGGTAAAGTACCAGATGCTACAGAATATGAATTAAAACAATACCAAAATATTTTTAATTTTATGAAATTGGTTTGGCTACCTGTAAATGTTGGTCTTGGAGCTGCATTAAGAGAAGGGCTTCAGTATTGTAGTCATGAGTTAGTAGCGCGTATGGATAGTGACGATATAAGTATGCCAACAAGGTTTGAAAAGCAACTTGAGTGCTTTGGGAACAACGAAGAAATAAGTTTAGTGGGTACAAATATTTCAGAATTCATTTGTTACTCCGATAACATCGTTAGTTATAGAAAAGTTCCATTAGAAGATCAAGATATAAAAAGATATATGAAGACAAGAAGTCCATTTAATCATATGAGCGTCATGTTCAAGAAAAGTGATGTGGAAAAATGCGGAAGTTACATGCATTGGTATTTAAATGAGGACTATTATCTATGGATTAGAATGTTCCTTGCTGGGTGTACATTTGCAAATCTTAACGAGACACTAGTAAATGTTCGAATAAATGAGGATACATTTCGTAGACGTGGAGGATGGAGTTATTTTCTAACACAGAAACGAATATTTGATTTTATGCTAAAAAATAAAATGATAAATATTTTTGATTATTTTTATAATAATTCTGTTAGGTTTGTTACACGTCTTATGTTACCCAATAAAGTGAGAAAATGGTTATATATAAAATTACTAAGAGGATAA
- a CDS encoding NAD-dependent epimerase/dehydratase family protein, with protein sequence MSRKKILITGRGSYIGTSFIKWVSQWPDQYEVEEISVRGEEWKNHDFSGYDTVLHVAGIAHVSADPKMEDLYYKVNRDLAIEVATKAKIEKVKQFIFMSSMIIYGSDSKIGEQQIITADTKPNPIDFYGKSKLEADVAIQGLNCEYFKTVVVRTPMVYGPNCKGNFPRLIKIAKYTPVFFDIKNDRSMIYIDNLIEFLKLIIVNRAMGVYYPQNKDYMNTTLIIKVIAKIMGRKIWFTRSFMGILKFMAIKLKIINKIFGSKYYDRQMSDHFNWSYCIVNSIDSLKMYIDKEST encoded by the coding sequence ATGAGCAGAAAGAAGATTCTGATAACCGGCAGGGGAAGCTACATAGGAACAAGCTTTATCAAATGGGTAAGCCAATGGCCGGATCAGTACGAGGTCGAGGAGATATCCGTTAGGGGGGAAGAATGGAAAAACCACGATTTCTCAGGATATGACACAGTTCTGCATGTTGCTGGTATAGCGCATGTCTCGGCTGATCCTAAAATGGAAGATTTGTATTATAAGGTTAATCGGGATCTTGCAATAGAAGTGGCGACTAAGGCGAAGATAGAAAAAGTAAAGCAATTTATATTTATGAGCAGTATGATCATTTATGGTTCTGATAGCAAAATTGGAGAACAGCAAATAATTACGGCTGATACTAAGCCGAACCCGATCGATTTTTATGGGAAAAGCAAATTAGAAGCTGATGTCGCTATACAGGGGTTGAATTGCGAATATTTTAAGACCGTTGTAGTTAGAACGCCAATGGTATATGGACCGAACTGCAAAGGGAATTTTCCTAGGCTTATCAAAATCGCAAAATATACTCCAGTTTTTTTTGACATAAAAAATGATAGAAGTATGATCTACATTGATAATTTAATTGAGTTCTTAAAACTTATTATCGTGAATAGGGCAATGGGGGTATATTATCCGCAAAATAAAGATTACATGAATACAACTCTAATCATAAAAGTAATAGCCAAAATAATGGGAAGAAAGATATGGTTTACTCGTAGCTTTATGGGGATTTTAAAGTTCATGGCTATAAAGTTAAAAATTATTAATAAAATATTTGGGAGTAAATATTACGATAGACAAATGTCTGATCATTTCAATTGGAGTTATTGTATTGTAAATTCTATTGATTCATTAAAGATGTATATTGACAAAGAATCAACATGA
- a CDS encoding sugar transferase: MRSYTRIKPVVDILLALIALLCLWPFLIIIAAAIKLESRGPVLFKQKRIGKHKSEFFILKFRTMRTDTPKDMPTHLLKNPEACITRVGKFLRKTSLDELPQIINIVKGEMSIIGPRPALWNQYDLLEERDKYGANAIKPGLTGWAQINGRDELPNEEKAKFDGAYTKKVSLIFDAKIFVMTIARVLKSDGVVEGENLKSASKAKGVAS, encoded by the coding sequence ATGAGGTCTTATACAAGGATTAAACCGGTCGTGGATATTCTGCTTGCTCTCATCGCTCTGCTTTGCTTGTGGCCTTTCCTTATCATTATCGCAGCGGCCATAAAGCTTGAGTCCAGGGGCCCGGTTCTCTTCAAGCAGAAACGGATCGGTAAGCATAAGAGTGAATTCTTTATTCTGAAGTTCAGAACGATGCGCACCGACACACCCAAAGATATGCCCACCCATTTATTGAAGAACCCGGAAGCCTGCATTACTAGAGTTGGCAAGTTCCTCAGAAAGACAAGCTTGGACGAGCTGCCTCAGATTATCAATATAGTAAAGGGAGAAATGAGCATTATCGGACCCCGCCCTGCCCTTTGGAATCAGTATGATTTGCTTGAGGAGAGAGACAAGTACGGAGCAAATGCTATTAAGCCGGGCCTGACCGGATGGGCACAGATTAACGGACGCGATGAACTCCCTAATGAAGAAAAGGCGAAATTTGATGGAGCTTATACCAAGAAAGTTTCTCTCATTTTTGATGCCAAAATCTTTGTCATGACCATTGCCCGAGTCCTCAAATCCGACGGCGTCGTTGAAGGAGAGAACCTCAAATCAGCATCCAAAGCTAAAGGAGTTGCCTCTTAA
- a CDS encoding copper amine oxidase N-terminal domain-containing protein encodes MGKLRYSAAILWLTLLISIAPVSAYAAPVIIKAQTVKAAITFDGINLQPPEGQYIIIYNNSTYVPLRFISYALQRSVSWDAKNVRVTVAEPNSREMTVIQEYLINAGNQETSTGVTKTVALSKVNASYVFNGSIKSIPQGLSSYILNGTMYVPLRFLSEAAGTTLKWDQKTKSITAFTSAYKAQNPDDTKSKSDDSSSVSPTEQPTSTPAPTAQAGTGASGGAAESKPSYEQITSETEAKLTSLQSQAKSVLMGLALEYLNAKDDKAKAAILSKGEQQLSSFTSSFNSIISAAESKLKANGYDTAIIDQYRSAFESQVNSGLELVKGMAG; translated from the coding sequence ATGGGCAAATTAAGATATTCCGCTGCAATACTATGGCTGACGCTGCTGATCAGCATTGCCCCAGTTTCGGCATACGCTGCTCCAGTCATCATTAAAGCGCAGACTGTAAAGGCAGCAATAACGTTTGACGGGATCAACCTGCAGCCTCCTGAGGGACAATATATCATTATTTATAACAATTCCACTTATGTGCCGCTGCGCTTCATCTCTTACGCGCTTCAGAGGAGCGTAAGCTGGGACGCCAAGAATGTCAGAGTAACAGTCGCTGAGCCAAACAGCCGTGAGATGACCGTGATCCAAGAATATTTAATAAACGCGGGCAATCAGGAAACTTCCACAGGAGTAACCAAGACCGTTGCTCTCAGTAAAGTAAATGCAAGCTATGTCTTTAACGGCTCCATCAAGAGTATCCCCCAAGGTTTATCCAGCTACATACTGAACGGCACCATGTATGTGCCGCTGCGCTTTCTATCTGAAGCGGCAGGGACCACCCTGAAATGGGATCAGAAGACCAAGAGCATTACAGCCTTTACCAGCGCATATAAGGCGCAAAATCCGGATGATACGAAGAGTAAAAGCGACGATTCCTCAAGCGTAAGTCCAACGGAACAACCAACATCAACACCTGCGCCGACCGCACAGGCTGGAACGGGCGCTTCCGGAGGTGCGGCAGAAAGTAAACCTTCCTACGAACAGATCACCAGCGAAACGGAAGCGAAACTTACCTCGCTACAATCCCAAGCAAAATCTGTCTTGATGGGACTGGCATTGGAATATCTGAACGCCAAGGATGACAAAGCCAAGGCTGCAATTCTCTCCAAAGGCGAGCAGCAGTTGAGTTCATTTACTTCATCGTTTAATAGCATAATTTCCGCTGCTGAATCGAAGCTGAAAGCGAACGGTTATGATACAGCCATTATTGACCAGTATCGCAGCGCCTTTGAGTCACAAGTCAATAGTGGGCTTGAGTTGGTTAAAGGCATGGCAGGTTAA
- a CDS encoding polysaccharide biosynthesis protein, which yields MTANKRFILLFMIDLIIVWFSIETSYLLRFYGDIPDNYSRQMLQYCLISSFTFGGSLYYFGLYRRIWKYASIGEIVAILKAILVGAILSYIFSLLLFDERLPLGVEARVIETTLLLVGGTRFLWRVVVHKERNGRHEEQNRALIVGAGDCGTLIAKEMKSSSFTHTQLVGFIDDSPYKLRMSILGVPVLGNRHSIPRIVSEQEINEIIIAMPSVSRTEISEIIGIAKQTGIKLKIIPAINDLITGKVSVKRLRDVSVEDLLGREPIVEDLNSILGYVHNKVVLITGAGGSIGSELCRQVAKFMPDKLLLLGHGENSIYTIEMELRKSFPNLNLVPIIADIQDRARMMDVFRAHHPQVVFHAAAHKHVPLMEGNPSEAIKNNVFGTRNVADCADEYGTDRFVMISSDKAVNPTSVMGATKRIAEMYVQSLNTRSKTKFSAVRFGNVLGSRGSVVPVFKQQIAEGGPVTVTHPEMVRYFMTIPEAVQLVIQAGAIAEGGEVFVLDMGKPVKILTLAEDLITLSGYEPYKDIQIAFSGIREGEKLYEELLTAEENLGSTQHDRIFIGRPAVLTSSQLELEFKRLERALSESNTASVREIINQIVPMMPVANAAIS from the coding sequence ATGACAGCGAACAAACGATTTATCCTATTATTCATGATCGATCTTATCATCGTGTGGTTTAGTATTGAAACGTCCTATCTTCTGCGGTTCTATGGAGATATTCCCGATAATTATTCCCGCCAAATGCTGCAATATTGCTTAATTTCTTCGTTTACCTTTGGAGGCAGTCTTTACTACTTCGGCTTGTACCGAAGAATATGGAAATATGCGAGTATTGGCGAGATCGTAGCCATTCTCAAGGCCATCCTTGTTGGAGCGATATTGTCTTACATCTTTTCTTTGCTGCTGTTCGATGAACGTCTTCCGCTTGGAGTTGAGGCGCGGGTAATCGAAACGACCCTGCTGCTGGTCGGCGGGACCCGCTTTTTATGGAGGGTGGTCGTTCATAAGGAACGGAACGGACGCCATGAAGAGCAGAACCGTGCGCTGATCGTGGGTGCCGGTGATTGTGGCACGCTAATTGCTAAGGAAATGAAGAGTTCTTCTTTTACCCATACCCAATTGGTAGGATTCATAGATGACAGTCCCTACAAACTTCGGATGTCCATTTTGGGCGTTCCGGTGTTGGGAAACCGGCACTCTATCCCGCGCATTGTAAGTGAGCAGGAAATCAATGAAATAATCATAGCGATGCCCTCTGTATCCCGAACGGAAATATCGGAGATTATCGGCATTGCCAAGCAGACCGGCATCAAGTTGAAGATTATTCCGGCGATTAATGACTTGATCACCGGCAAGGTCTCGGTTAAACGGTTGCGCGATGTCAGCGTAGAAGATTTGCTTGGACGCGAACCCATAGTCGAGGACTTGAACAGTATTTTAGGTTATGTTCATAACAAAGTGGTTCTGATTACCGGGGCCGGAGGCTCCATCGGTTCGGAGCTCTGCCGTCAGGTCGCCAAATTTATGCCGGACAAGCTTCTGCTTCTCGGGCACGGAGAGAACAGCATTTACACGATCGAAATGGAGCTTCGAAAAAGCTTCCCGAATCTGAATCTTGTTCCGATCATCGCCGATATTCAGGACCGCGCCCGTATGATGGATGTATTTCGTGCCCATCACCCGCAGGTTGTCTTTCACGCAGCAGCGCACAAGCATGTACCGCTTATGGAGGGTAATCCTTCCGAAGCGATCAAGAACAATGTTTTTGGCACTCGCAATGTAGCGGACTGCGCGGATGAATACGGTACAGACCGCTTTGTCATGATATCCTCGGACAAAGCCGTTAACCCGACGAGCGTTATGGGGGCTACGAAGCGGATTGCGGAAATGTATGTACAGAGCTTGAATACAAGAAGTAAGACCAAGTTCTCAGCTGTGCGTTTCGGTAATGTGCTCGGCAGCCGGGGAAGCGTTGTTCCGGTCTTCAAACAGCAGATCGCTGAGGGGGGGCCAGTTACCGTCACCCATCCCGAGATGGTTAGGTACTTCATGACGATTCCTGAGGCGGTACAGCTTGTGATCCAGGCGGGAGCAATTGCCGAAGGCGGCGAAGTCTTTGTGCTGGATATGGGTAAACCGGTGAAGATTCTGACTCTGGCCGAAGACTTGATCACCTTATCCGGTTACGAGCCTTACAAGGACATCCAGATAGCATTTTCCGGTATCCGCGAGGGCGAGAAGCTATACGAAGAGCTGCTTACGGCGGAAGAGAATTTGGGGTCAACTCAGCATGACCGTATATTTATTGGCAGACCGGCGGTCTTAACCTCAAGCCAATTGGAGCTTGAATTTAAACGTTTGGAGCGTGCACTATCAGAGAGCAACACGGCTTCAGTCCGGGAGATTATCAATCAGATTGTACCGATGATGCCTGTTGCCAATGCGGCCATCAGTTAA
- a CDS encoding CpsD/CapB family tyrosine-protein kinase, whose translation MSQQQSKQRHLITVTNPRSTVSEAFRALRTNIDFSSVDDKIQVIMVTSSGPEEGKSTVTANLAAAYAQADKKVVLIDADMRKPTGHRTFSLSNRYGLSSLLSQQANLDEVIQGSEVPNLSIITSGPIPPNPAEMLASNRMSAVLQELRQRFDIILIDTPPLLAVTDAQIMASKSDGVIMVVSYGRVKRDIAVKAKANLDRVGGRVLGVVMNNVKRKASEGYYYYYYGN comes from the coding sequence ATGTCACAGCAGCAAAGTAAACAACGTCATTTGATTACTGTCACCAATCCGCGTTCTACCGTCTCGGAAGCGTTCAGGGCTCTTCGGACAAATATTGATTTTTCCTCAGTAGATGACAAGATTCAGGTCATTATGGTTACCTCCTCAGGGCCTGAGGAAGGGAAATCAACAGTTACCGCCAACCTGGCCGCCGCCTATGCACAAGCGGACAAGAAGGTAGTGTTAATTGACGCAGATATGCGGAAGCCAACCGGACACCGGACCTTCTCGCTAAGCAACCGATATGGCTTGTCCTCTCTATTATCGCAGCAGGCGAACCTGGATGAGGTTATTCAGGGCTCGGAAGTTCCCAATTTATCGATTATTACCTCAGGTCCGATTCCGCCGAATCCAGCCGAAATGCTTGCATCCAACCGGATGAGCGCAGTTCTGCAGGAACTGAGACAACGTTTCGATATCATCCTCATAGATACTCCGCCCTTGCTCGCTGTCACGGACGCTCAGATTATGGCTTCCAAGAGCGACGGAGTGATTATGGTAGTAAGCTACGGGAGAGTCAAACGCGATATCGCAGTGAAAGCCAAAGCAAACTTGGACCGGGTAGGAGGCCGAGTGCTTGGCGTCGTTATGAATAATGTTAAACGCAAAGCCAGTGAAGGCTATTATTACTATTATTACGGCAATTAA
- a CDS encoding YveK family protein, with protein sequence MLSQELDLRDYFRIIRKRLWLIVGIVILACGIAGIYSVYIKNPVYEASTKIIVNQTPNQTAVAQLDLNQINTNIQLINTYKEIIKTPAILDIVASKYPQFNLTTDELMKKVNVSSVNNTQVMTLVVRDNSYSRAAEVVNAISLVFKQEIPDLFNVQNVSILNEAKVDPVQAPGPVEPNVMLNLAIAFVVSLMIGLGIAFLLEYMDDTLKTEADIEQVLGLPTLAMITRVGAEEVKAGEPVSATQIRKTGELEHVTAAK encoded by the coding sequence GTGTTATCACAAGAATTGGATCTTCGCGACTATTTCCGGATTATTCGGAAACGGTTGTGGCTGATCGTCGGAATCGTTATTTTAGCGTGCGGTATCGCCGGAATATACAGCGTATATATCAAGAACCCGGTATATGAGGCTTCAACCAAGATTATTGTCAATCAGACACCTAACCAAACGGCGGTTGCCCAACTGGATCTCAATCAAATCAACACGAATATCCAATTGATCAACACGTATAAGGAAATCATTAAGACTCCTGCCATATTGGACATCGTTGCCAGCAAATATCCACAGTTCAATCTGACAACGGATGAGCTTATGAAAAAGGTCAATGTCAGTTCCGTAAATAATACGCAGGTGATGACCCTCGTAGTCCGTGATAATTCCTATTCAAGGGCAGCCGAGGTAGTTAACGCCATCTCGCTCGTATTCAAGCAAGAGATTCCAGATTTGTTCAACGTGCAGAACGTTTCGATCCTTAACGAAGCCAAAGTAGATCCAGTACAAGCTCCCGGTCCGGTGGAACCGAATGTCATGCTGAATCTGGCTATCGCTTTTGTCGTATCCCTGATGATCGGTTTGGGGATTGCTTTCTTGCTGGAGTATATGGACGACACGCTCAAGACTGAAGCAGATATCGAGCAAGTGCTCGGACTTCCGACCTTGGCTATGATTACGAGAGTGGGAGCGGAAGAAGTGAAAGCCGGAGAGCCAGTCTCCGCAACGCAAATCAGAAAGACGGGAGAACTCGAACATGTCACAGCAGCAAAGTAA
- a CDS encoding S-layer homology domain-containing protein → MTLKKKLAVSTLAVSMAAASVAGLPLSGKGLAQQLGFVNVASAATTVTNAQVKAKLITLYANLQNEDWSKLEAFYKDINALSQPKYEEIFAPILNKLQLDGTQTTTSYHLFQSATSVVYDVYQGDYAAINKIQTNVEYANLLDDIAVKAKVNDLSIDDFVEFFFGTSGVEAELRTLLAGKTQSELKAIINDPSASETLFEQAYDKVLNHATGSQQATTVSQAVYGLGITPTNVKTALYNLDVAIPSAKPAAQALAQAYIRAFGLGIADSTDSTPGSSIPGGSIIGGTTTTPSTDVAVFDASKLVTVTNGKATVALVDADVIKAIQALAAAKTGTTLTLNLGTVNAATVEVPLSKAIIDAAKANGIANIAVTFNGVTITIPVSQFDAAVTLTVTKADPSVATSVTSLKLASDVYEFGLTVGGVSTSTFKQPITIKLPLKNTDGLDKELLSVTKIVYGALQFQGGVLDGEFIVEPRDTFSSYVVVENKVSFNDIGKVQAWAGRQIQVVAAKGAIEGVGGGKFAPKNGVTRAEFAKMLIRALNLDNSSAVNTFSDVKKTDWFAPYVAVAAEKGIINGRGASKFDPNATITRAEMATMISRALKSVHNLKDSGTSATALSVFSDSAKINSSLKDGVAFAASKGLIIGNSGKFNPNNTATRAEAAVIIYRTINFK, encoded by the coding sequence GTGACATTGAAGAAGAAACTGGCCGTATCGACCCTTGCGGTAAGCATGGCGGCGGCATCCGTAGCGGGACTTCCGCTCAGCGGCAAAGGATTGGCTCAGCAATTGGGATTTGTTAACGTGGCTTCGGCTGCAACCACAGTAACCAATGCTCAGGTGAAGGCGAAGCTTATTACACTTTACGCTAACTTGCAAAACGAAGATTGGAGTAAGCTTGAAGCCTTTTACAAAGATATCAACGCTCTTTCTCAGCCAAAATACGAGGAAATCTTTGCTCCGATTCTGAATAAACTTCAGCTTGACGGAACGCAAACGACAACTTCGTATCATTTGTTCCAAAGCGCTACCAGCGTGGTCTATGATGTGTATCAGGGTGATTACGCCGCGATCAACAAAATTCAGACGAATGTCGAATATGCGAACCTGCTGGACGATATTGCTGTAAAAGCTAAAGTAAATGATTTGAGCATCGACGATTTCGTAGAGTTTTTCTTTGGAACCTCCGGTGTTGAGGCTGAACTCCGCACACTGCTGGCCGGCAAAACACAAAGCGAACTGAAAGCGATTATTAATGATCCTTCCGCTTCCGAAACTCTATTCGAACAAGCCTATGACAAAGTTCTTAACCATGCGACCGGTTCCCAGCAGGCAACAACGGTTAGCCAAGCGGTTTATGGCCTCGGAATTACCCCGACGAATGTAAAGACGGCGCTCTATAACCTGGACGTTGCCATCCCTTCCGCAAAACCGGCTGCACAGGCGCTCGCCCAAGCTTATATCCGTGCATTCGGGCTTGGTATTGCTGACAGTACTGACAGCACTCCAGGCAGTAGTATTCCAGGCGGAAGTATTATCGGTGGAACGACTACAACACCATCTACCGATGTAGCAGTATTCGACGCCTCCAAGCTCGTTACCGTAACTAACGGCAAAGCGACAGTGGCTTTGGTTGACGCTGATGTAATCAAAGCGATTCAGGCGCTTGCCGCTGCCAAGACAGGAACCACACTGACTCTTAACCTCGGTACGGTGAATGCAGCAACGGTGGAAGTTCCACTCTCCAAAGCGATTATCGATGCGGCCAAAGCTAACGGCATTGCCAATATCGCGGTTACCTTTAACGGCGTGACTATTACGATTCCGGTATCCCAGTTTGACGCAGCCGTGACATTGACCGTTACGAAAGCCGATCCTTCTGTGGCGACTTCCGTTACTTCCTTGAAGCTGGCATCCGATGTATATGAATTCGGACTGACGGTTGGCGGTGTCTCGACATCGACATTTAAACAGCCAATTACGATCAAGCTTCCGCTTAAAAATACAGACGGGTTGGATAAAGAACTGTTGTCCGTAACGAAGATCGTATATGGGGCTCTCCAGTTCCAAGGCGGCGTACTTGACGGTGAATTCATCGTTGAGCCGCGCGATACCTTCTCTTCCTACGTAGTCGTTGAAAACAAGGTATCTTTCAACGACATCGGTAAAGTCCAAGCCTGGGCAGGAAGACAAATTCAGGTAGTAGCCGCTAAAGGCGCGATTGAAGGCGTAGGCGGCGGCAAATTCGCTCCGAAGAATGGCGTTACCCGCGCCGAGTTCGCGAAGATGCTCATCCGTGCGCTGAACCTGGATAATAGCTCGGCTGTTAACACCTTCAGTGACGTGAAGAAGACCGACTGGTTCGCGCCATATGTTGCCGTTGCAGCCGAGAAGGGCATCATTAACGGACGCGGCGCTTCGAAGTTCGATCCGAACGCCACGATTACACGGGCCGAAATGGCAACAATGATTTCCCGTGCTCTCAAATCCGTTCATAATTTGAAGGACAGCGGAACTTCCGCAACGGCTCTCAGCGTCTTCTCGGACTCCGCGAAGATTAATTCTTCGCTCAAGGATGGGGTTGCTTTTGCAGCCAGCAAAGGTTTGATTATCGGTAATTCCGGCAAATTTAATCCGAATAATACAGCTACACGGGCCGAAGCTGCAGTCATCATCTACCGTACAATCAATTTCAAATAA